Proteins encoded within one genomic window of Lepidochelys kempii isolate rLepKem1 chromosome 11, rLepKem1.hap2, whole genome shotgun sequence:
- the LOC140895282 gene encoding uncharacterized protein, whose product MQSSSAQVTMMESQNRKRAPAWTEREVRDLIAVWGEESVLSELRSSFRNAKTFVKISQGMKDRGHNRDPKQCRVKLKELRQAYQKTREANSRSGSEPQTCRFYDELHAILGGSATTTPAMLFDSFNGDGGNTEAGFGDEEDDDEEEVVDSSQQASGETGFPDSQELFLTLDLEPVPPEPTQGCLLDPAGGEGTSAACVSMITGSSPSQRLVKLRKKKKRTRDEMFSELMLSSHTDRAQTNAWRQIMSECRKAQNDREERWRAEESKWRAEDRAEAQMWRQRDERRQDSMLRLLQDQTRMLQCMVELQQRQLEHRLPLLPLCNQPPSSPSSIASTPRRPRTRWGGPPANQPLHHRGLPKKKKAVIQ is encoded by the exons atgcagagctcatcagcacaggtgaccatgatggagtcccagaatcgcaaaagagctccagcatggaccgaacgggaggtacgggatctgatcgctgtttggggagaggaatccgtgctatcagaactccgttccagttttcgaaatgccaaaacctttgtgaaaatctcccagggcatgaaggacagaggccataacagggacccgaagcagtgccgcgtgaaactgaaggagctgaggcaagcctaccagaaaaccagagaggcgaacagccgctctgggtcagagccccaaacatgccgcttctatgatgagctgcatgccattttagggggttcagccaccactaccccagccatgttgtttgactccttcaatggagatggaggcaacacggaagcaggttttggggacgaagaagatgatgatgaggaggaggttgtagatagctcacagcaagcaagcggagaaaccggttttcccgacagccaggaactgtttctcaccctagacctggagccagtaccccccgaacccacccaaggctgcctcctggacccagcaggcggagaagggacctctg ctgcatgtgtttcaatgatcacaggatcttctccttcccagaggctagtgaagcttagaaagaaaaaaaaacgcactcgcgatgaaatgttctccgagctcatgctgtcctcccacactgacagagcacagacgaatgcgtggaggcaaataatgtcagagtgcaggaaagcacaaaatgaccgggaggagaggtggagggctgaagagagtaagtggcgggctgaagacagggctgaagctcaaatgtggcggcagcgtgatgagaggaggcaggattcaatgctgaggctgctgcaggaccaaaccagaatgctccagtgtatggttgagctgcagcaaaggcagctggagcacagactgccactgctgcccctctgtaaccaaccgccctcctccccaagttccatagcctccacacccagacgcccaagaacgcggtggggggggcctccggccaaccagccactccaccacagaggattgcccaaaaaaaagaaggctgtcattcaataa